A genomic window from Streptomyces broussonetiae includes:
- a CDS encoding DUF6158 family protein produces the protein MQECRLPGFVPENARARDHGHDERGTTMTGVEPSRLDDQQLMKELETIHRTRHDTLLYGSNDALRAHNERMAQLEGEYLRRNPRRLVSAGRTREGARERCCGEATVPRTSGT, from the coding sequence ATGCAGGAATGCCGGCTCCCTGGTTTCGTCCCGGAAAACGCCCGGGCCCGGGACCACGGACACGACGAGCGGGGCACCACCATGACCGGAGTCGAGCCCAGCCGACTGGACGACCAGCAGCTCATGAAAGAGCTGGAGACGATCCACCGCACGCGCCACGACACCCTCCTGTACGGCTCGAACGACGCACTGCGGGCCCACAACGAGCGCATGGCGCAGCTGGAGGGCGAATACCTGCGCCGCAACCCGCGCCGTCTGGTCAGCGCGGGCCGCACCCGCGAGGGCGCCCGGGAACGCTGCTGCGGCGAGGCGACGGTTCCGCGCACCTCCGGCACCTGA
- a CDS encoding aminotransferase class I/II-fold pyridoxal phosphate-dependent enzyme: MRRTDPEDHGPVRYGPPLPGDGLPVLPELAAVLAAAAGRAEAQPVGGAPALLEAACGYWTRRGLLTVPDQVASGPGAPALLLALTAALASDGADILVPRPCAAWWAPYARVLGRPTFHVPTPAESGGVPDPYALLETVRRVRTEGGDPRLLVLSVADDPTATVAPPELLHETVEVATAEGLHLVSDETWRDTLHQPHGTVLLSPAEMRPDRVTVVTDLAGSLLPPGWPAAVARFPATRTGLHLHARVLDILTALGARVAAPVAAAAGYALDEPAPVTERREATVRLHARAAAAAHAALLAAGALVRPPQAGRHLYADLGPLRERLAAQGVGDAQELEDLLTARLGMPAPGGHRFGDDLGALRVRLATGPLLGGTDEERAECLTSPVPLELPHVQRALISLTTVLDELRDDAQ, from the coding sequence ATGCGGCGGACGGACCCCGAGGACCACGGACCCGTCCGCTACGGCCCCCCGCTCCCGGGCGACGGCCTGCCCGTGCTCCCCGAGCTGGCCGCCGTGCTCGCCGCCGCCGCGGGCCGCGCCGAGGCCCAGCCCGTCGGCGGCGCCCCCGCCCTGCTGGAAGCGGCCTGCGGCTACTGGACCCGGCGCGGCCTGCTCACCGTCCCCGACCAGGTGGCGTCCGGCCCCGGCGCCCCCGCCCTGCTGCTCGCCCTCACCGCCGCGCTCGCCTCGGACGGCGCCGACATCCTCGTACCCCGCCCCTGTGCCGCCTGGTGGGCGCCGTACGCCCGCGTGCTCGGCCGGCCCACCTTCCATGTGCCGACCCCCGCCGAGAGCGGGGGAGTGCCCGACCCCTACGCCCTGCTGGAGACCGTCCGCCGGGTGCGCACCGAGGGCGGCGACCCACGGCTGCTCGTGCTGTCCGTCGCCGACGACCCCACCGCCACCGTCGCCCCGCCCGAACTGCTGCACGAGACCGTCGAAGTCGCCACCGCCGAGGGCCTGCACCTGGTCAGCGACGAGACCTGGCGCGACACCCTGCACCAACCGCACGGCACCGTCCTGCTCAGCCCCGCCGAGATGCGGCCCGACCGGGTCACCGTCGTCACCGACCTCGCCGGCTCCCTGCTGCCCCCCGGCTGGCCCGCCGCCGTCGCCCGCTTCCCCGCGACCCGGACCGGACTTCACCTCCACGCGCGCGTGCTCGACATCCTCACCGCGCTCGGCGCACGCGTAGCCGCCCCGGTCGCCGCCGCGGCCGGCTACGCCCTCGACGAACCTGCGCCCGTCACCGAGCGCCGCGAGGCCACCGTGCGGCTGCACGCGCGCGCAGCCGCGGCCGCGCATGCCGCGCTCCTCGCCGCCGGCGCCCTCGTCCGCCCCCCGCAGGCCGGCCGCCACCTGTACGCCGACCTGGGCCCGCTGCGTGAACGCCTCGCCGCACAAGGAGTCGGTGACGCACAGGAGTTGGAGGACCTCCTCACCGCCCGGCTCGGGATGCCCGCCCCTGGCGGCCACCGCTTCGGCGACGACCTCGGCGCACTGCGCGTACGGCTCGCCACCGGACCCCTGCTGGGTGGCACGGACGAAGAACGCGCGGAATGCCTCACCTCACCCGTTCCGTTGGAACTGCCACACGTGCAACGTGCGTTGATCTCCTTGACCACGGTCCTCGACGAACTCCGCGACGACGCTCAGTGA
- a CDS encoding MBL fold metallo-hydrolase, protein MTQQTHEPGSAPTTPSHPTPPMSPTTPASLTGATLTTPLAPPFPPLAEPRPLGEHRVWPRTFHDRLTAPLPGLKALARFAREGAVRPGRDGLADIPRLPVAPAPLPSADSRTLAVTWAGHASWIIRIGGLTVLTDPVWSRRILGTPARITPVGVPWDSLPRIDAVVISHNHYDHLDAPTLRRLPRATPVFAPAGLGRWFRRRRFSCVTELDWWEGAELAGVRFDFVPAHHWSKRGLTDTCHSLWGGWILTNGDGRRLYFAGDTGYGHWFSRIGRRYPGIDLALMPIGAYDPRWWLGDVHCDPEEAVRATLDLGARRMAPMHWGTFVLSAEPVLEPLTRVRAAWEKAGLEREDLWDLPVGASSVLGGSAPRGARGTARSTTTNPHPESHTHPETHTHPDGATETAAPHSAPH, encoded by the coding sequence ATGACGCAGCAGACGCACGAGCCCGGATCGGCCCCGACGACCCCGTCGCACCCGACGCCTCCCATGTCCCCGACGACTCCCGCATCCCTGACCGGTGCCACGCTCACCACCCCCCTCGCACCCCCGTTCCCCCCGCTCGCCGAGCCCCGCCCCCTGGGCGAACACCGCGTGTGGCCACGGACGTTCCACGACCGGCTCACCGCCCCGCTGCCCGGCCTCAAAGCACTCGCGCGCTTCGCCCGCGAAGGCGCCGTACGGCCCGGCCGCGACGGCCTCGCCGACATCCCCCGCCTCCCCGTCGCACCCGCCCCGCTGCCTTCCGCCGACTCCCGTACCCTCGCCGTCACCTGGGCCGGACACGCCAGCTGGATCATCCGCATCGGCGGCCTGACCGTCCTCACGGACCCCGTCTGGTCCCGCCGCATCCTCGGCACCCCCGCCCGCATCACCCCGGTCGGCGTCCCCTGGGACAGCCTGCCCCGCATCGACGCCGTCGTCATCAGCCACAACCACTACGACCACCTCGACGCCCCCACCCTGCGCCGGCTCCCGCGCGCCACACCGGTGTTCGCCCCGGCCGGGCTCGGCCGCTGGTTCCGCCGCCGCCGCTTCTCCTGCGTCACCGAACTGGACTGGTGGGAGGGAGCCGAACTGGCCGGAGTCCGCTTCGACTTCGTCCCGGCCCATCACTGGTCCAAGCGCGGCCTCACCGACACCTGCCACAGCCTGTGGGGCGGCTGGATCCTCACCAACGGCGACGGCCGGCGCCTGTACTTCGCCGGCGACACCGGCTACGGCCACTGGTTCTCCCGCATCGGCCGCCGCTACCCCGGCATCGACCTCGCCCTCATGCCCATCGGCGCCTACGACCCCCGCTGGTGGCTCGGCGACGTCCACTGCGACCCCGAGGAAGCCGTCCGGGCCACCCTCGACCTCGGCGCCCGCCGCATGGCCCCCATGCACTGGGGCACCTTCGTCCTCTCGGCCGAACCGGTCCTGGAACCGCTCACGAGAGTGCGGGCGGCCTGGGAGAAGGCGGGGCTGGAGCGCGAAGACCTGTGGGATCTACCGGTGGGAGCTTCGAGCGTGCTCGGCGGGAGCGCCCCGCGAGGGGCGCGGGGAACTGCGCGATCCACCACGACGAACCCGCACCCCGAATCGCACACCCACCCCGAAACGCACACCCACCCCGACGGCGCTACCGAAACCGCCGCACCACACTCGGCACCGCACTGA
- a CDS encoding DedA family protein, translated as MTRPACTAVLAAVSTSAVPPESTQQAAGYPSLFLLVLVGALVPVVPTGALVSSAAVVAFHQTAPFSLALVFVTASLAAFLGDGALYWLGRRGMRSRGGSRWLEVIRSRAPDAALASARGRLAEHGVAVLVLSRLVPAGRIPVMLACLMADWPLRRFGRGNVAACLAWAATYQVIGILGGSLFSEPWEGVVVAVGLTVVISAVPSVVRRFR; from the coding sequence GTGACCCGGCCGGCCTGCACGGCGGTGCTCGCCGCCGTGTCGACGTCGGCGGTGCCGCCGGAGTCGACGCAGCAGGCGGCCGGGTATCCGTCGTTGTTCCTGCTCGTGCTGGTCGGTGCGCTGGTGCCGGTGGTGCCCACAGGTGCGCTGGTGAGTTCGGCGGCGGTGGTGGCGTTCCATCAGACGGCGCCGTTCTCGCTGGCCCTGGTGTTCGTGACGGCGTCGCTGGCCGCGTTCTTGGGGGACGGGGCGCTGTACTGGCTGGGGCGGCGTGGGATGCGGTCGCGGGGCGGGTCGCGGTGGCTGGAGGTGATCCGGTCGCGGGCTCCGGACGCTGCGCTGGCCTCGGCGCGGGGGAGGTTGGCCGAGCACGGGGTCGCGGTGCTGGTGTTGTCCCGGCTGGTGCCGGCCGGTCGTATTCCGGTGATGTTGGCTTGTCTGATGGCTGACTGGCCGCTCAGGCGGTTCGGCCGGGGGAATGTGGCGGCGTGCCTGGCGTGGGCGGCGACGTATCAGGTCATCGGGATCCTGGGGGGTTCGTTGTTCAGCGAGCCCTGGGAGGGGGTTGTGGTGGCGGTGGGGCTGACCGTGGTGATCAGTGCGGTGCCGAGTGTGGTGCGGCGGTTTCGGTAG
- a CDS encoding MBL fold metallo-hydrolase produces MPVEITWWGHATCTVEDGHIRVLTDPLFARRLAHLRRRRGEVPPAGARRADVALVSHLHADHLHVPSLASLAPGTRLLVPRGAPRAVPALRRLRQVRMTEVEPGDEVRVGEALIRVVPALHDGRRLPVGPRRSPALGFVVEGEARTYFAGDTGLFDAMAQWVGPVDVALLPVGGWGPFLGEGHLDAGRAARALARLAPRVAVPVHYGTYWPIGMEAVRPHEFHAPGEEFVRLAAVVAPQVAVYRLGHGERVRLEVAR; encoded by the coding sequence GTGCCGGTGGAGATCACCTGGTGGGGTCATGCCACCTGCACGGTCGAGGACGGGCACATACGGGTGCTGACCGATCCTCTGTTCGCACGCCGGCTGGCGCATCTGCGGCGGCGCCGGGGGGAGGTGCCGCCGGCCGGGGCGCGGCGCGCGGACGTGGCGCTCGTGTCCCATCTGCATGCCGACCATCTGCATGTGCCCTCGCTGGCCTCGCTCGCCCCGGGTACGCGCCTGCTCGTGCCCCGGGGCGCGCCACGGGCGGTGCCCGCGCTGCGCCGTCTGCGCCAGGTGCGGATGACGGAGGTGGAGCCGGGGGACGAGGTGCGGGTCGGCGAGGCGCTGATCCGGGTGGTACCCGCGTTGCACGACGGGCGACGGCTGCCGGTGGGTCCGCGTCGTTCGCCGGCGCTGGGGTTCGTCGTGGAGGGCGAGGCGCGGACGTATTTCGCCGGGGACACGGGGCTGTTCGACGCGATGGCGCAGTGGGTCGGGCCGGTGGACGTGGCGTTGCTGCCGGTGGGGGGCTGGGGTCCGTTCCTGGGTGAGGGGCATCTGGACGCGGGGCGGGCCGCGCGGGCGCTGGCCCGGCTGGCGCCGCGGGTGGCGGTGCCGGTGCACTACGGGACGTACTGGCCGATCGGCATGGAGGCGGTACGGCCGCACGAGTTCCATGCGCCGGGCGAGGAGTTCGTACGGCTGGCGGCGGTGGTCGCGCCGCAGGTGGCGGTGTACCGGCTGGGGCACGGGGAGCGTGTGCGGCTGGAGGTCGCACGGTGA
- a CDS encoding alkaline phosphatase family protein, protein MLVLAGLLPDFQLQSADGDSATRIAVTAACGAGAFGVLSAVVWPLLVRLLLLVPAFVLGLLVFFLNGSLLLLALRINPSGRGAVAPETAVIVAAVMSAVASATGAALAVRDDETYRRRLHRLATRRRRSDPPCPTTPGLVFVQLDGVGHDVLTDAVRKGLMPTVGRWLATGDGGQPTDGVRTLGGRQSADHGTRPTHRLTPWRTDWSSQTGASQLGILHGSTFDVPAFRWYEKDRGEVMVCNRPTSAAELQRRAVVRTGDGGLLSVDGASRGNLFSGGAGEQALVLSIAARRRSRENRSRAGYFAYFSDPAGAVRTALSFVAEVAREIGQSTRARLRRQRPRIGRGGLYPLVRAFATVVERDVVVAAVMGDMLAGRTAVYADLVAYDEVAHHSGPHSRDAEKVLQRLDRALALLQRVAEHAPRPYRIVVLSDHGQSPGETFHARYGLTLGDLVRAGCGLHVPRRAEHTHSGAEARAAVRAALRRPVADRSDEHRPDRGREPIVLASGNLGLVSFPDVDHRMTKEEIDARHPALLTTLANHPGIGFLLVRSAEHDGVVLGAHGVEIPLAALDDDPGPLARFGPGAADAVRRTHSFPHTADIMVNSAHDPADGEVLAFEEQIGSHGGLGGAQSRPFLLSPLDLSAPVGQREELAGAEHVHRVLRRWLRELNGPEIPLTAPAEEERAA, encoded by the coding sequence ATGCTGGTCCTCGCCGGCCTTCTGCCCGACTTCCAGCTCCAGTCCGCCGACGGCGACAGCGCCACCCGGATCGCCGTCACCGCCGCGTGCGGTGCCGGCGCCTTCGGCGTCCTGTCGGCCGTGGTCTGGCCACTCCTGGTCCGCCTTCTGCTCCTCGTCCCCGCCTTCGTTCTCGGCCTGCTCGTCTTCTTCCTCAACGGCTCGTTGCTGCTGCTCGCCCTGCGCATCAACCCCTCCGGCCGCGGCGCCGTCGCCCCCGAGACCGCCGTCATCGTGGCCGCCGTGATGTCCGCCGTCGCCTCGGCCACCGGCGCCGCCCTCGCCGTACGCGACGACGAGACCTACCGTCGCCGCCTGCACCGCCTTGCCACCCGCCGGCGCAGATCCGACCCGCCCTGCCCCACCACCCCCGGCCTGGTCTTCGTCCAACTCGACGGTGTGGGCCACGACGTCCTGACGGACGCGGTGCGCAAGGGGCTGATGCCGACGGTGGGCCGATGGCTGGCGACGGGCGACGGTGGGCAACCGACGGACGGCGTACGGACGCTCGGCGGTCGGCAGTCGGCGGACCACGGCACACGGCCGACCCACCGCCTCACCCCCTGGCGCACCGACTGGTCCAGCCAGACCGGTGCCAGCCAGCTCGGCATTCTGCACGGCAGCACCTTCGACGTGCCGGCGTTCCGCTGGTACGAGAAGGACCGCGGGGAGGTGATGGTGTGCAATCGGCCGACGAGCGCCGCCGAACTCCAGCGCCGCGCCGTCGTACGCACGGGCGACGGCGGACTGCTCAGCGTCGACGGCGCCAGCCGCGGCAACCTGTTCAGCGGCGGTGCCGGTGAACAGGCCCTCGTGCTGTCCATAGCGGCCCGCCGCCGCAGCCGGGAGAACCGTTCCCGCGCCGGATACTTCGCCTACTTCTCCGACCCCGCGGGCGCCGTCCGTACCGCCCTGTCCTTCGTCGCCGAGGTGGCCCGCGAGATCGGCCAGTCCACCCGCGCCCGGCTGCGCAGACAGCGCCCCCGGATCGGCCGCGGCGGCCTCTACCCCCTCGTGCGGGCCTTCGCCACCGTCGTCGAACGGGACGTCGTCGTCGCCGCGGTGATGGGCGACATGCTCGCCGGCCGCACCGCCGTCTACGCCGACCTGGTCGCCTACGACGAGGTCGCCCACCACTCCGGCCCGCACAGCCGGGACGCCGAGAAGGTCCTGCAACGTCTCGACCGGGCCCTCGCCCTGCTCCAGCGGGTCGCCGAACACGCCCCACGCCCCTACCGCATCGTCGTCCTCTCCGACCACGGGCAGAGTCCCGGCGAGACCTTCCACGCGCGCTACGGCCTCACCCTCGGCGACCTCGTCCGGGCCGGGTGCGGGCTGCATGTGCCGCGCCGGGCCGAACACACCCACAGCGGTGCCGAGGCCCGCGCCGCCGTCCGTGCCGCGCTGCGCCGGCCCGTGGCGGACAGGAGCGACGAGCACCGGCCCGACCGGGGCCGTGAGCCGATCGTGCTGGCCTCCGGCAACCTCGGCCTGGTCTCCTTCCCGGACGTCGACCACCGCATGACCAAGGAGGAGATCGACGCCCGCCACCCCGCCCTGCTCACCACCCTCGCCAACCACCCCGGCATTGGGTTCCTGCTGGTGCGCAGTGCGGAGCACGACGGTGTGGTGCTGGGCGCCCACGGCGTCGAGATCCCGCTGGCCGCGCTCGACGACGACCCCGGGCCGCTGGCGCGCTTCGGCCCCGGCGCCGCCGACGCCGTCCGGCGCACCCACTCCTTCCCGCACACCGCCGACATCATGGTGAACTCCGCCCACGACCCCGCCGACGGCGAGGTCCTCGCCTTCGAGGAGCAGATCGGCTCCCACGGCGGCCTCGGCGGCGCCCAGTCCCGCCCGTTCCTGCTCTCCCCGCTCGACCTGTCCGCGCCGGTCGGGCAGCGGGAAGAACTGGCCGGCGCCGAGCACGTGCACCGCGTCCTGCGCCGCTGGCTGCGTGAACTCAACGGCCCCGAGATCCCGCTGACCGCCCCCGCCGAGGAGGAGCGGGCGGCCTGA
- a CDS encoding OsmC family protein produces the protein MATTRTAHTVWEGNLLQGSGTVSLDSSNIGTYDVTWASRAEQPNGRTSPEELIAAAHSSCFSMALSHGLAGAGTPPRQLETKAEVTFQPGEGITGIHLTVRGEVPGLDAEGFASAAEDAKKNCPVSQALAGTTITLTAELA, from the coding sequence GTGGCCACCACGCGCACCGCGCACACCGTCTGGGAAGGCAACCTGCTCCAGGGCAGCGGCACTGTCTCCCTCGACTCCTCCAACATCGGTACCTACGACGTCACGTGGGCCTCGCGCGCCGAGCAGCCGAACGGCAGGACCAGCCCCGAGGAGCTGATCGCCGCCGCCCACTCCAGCTGCTTCTCGATGGCCCTCTCGCACGGTCTGGCCGGCGCCGGCACCCCGCCCAGGCAACTGGAGACCAAGGCCGAAGTGACCTTCCAGCCGGGCGAGGGCATCACCGGCATCCACCTCACCGTGCGCGGCGAGGTGCCGGGCCTGGACGCGGAGGGTTTCGCCTCGGCCGCCGAGGACGCCAAGAAGAACTGCCCGGTCAGCCAGGCCCTGGCCGGTACGACCATCACGCTCACGGCCGAGCTGGCCTGA
- a CDS encoding helix-turn-helix domain-containing protein encodes MSERRAAPTVGQVVLGKRLQELREASGLSREEAAQVLRVASATVRRMEMAEVALKIPYVQVLLETYGVAEEEAVAFVRLAEEANQPGWWQRFHDVLPEWFSLYVSLEGAARIIRSYEPHFIPGLLQTEQYARAVLEAGTIGHSSPQSVERHVSLRLERQRLLEREDSPHLWVIMDETVLRRPVSVRGEVMRDQVDKLLEYAERDRVTLQVAEFAAGPHPGTYAPFTLFRFAEPELPDMVFTEYLTGALYLDSRREVSAHLEVLDHMTARAASTQRTQALLREFRSSL; translated from the coding sequence GTGAGTGAGCGTCGGGCTGCGCCCACCGTGGGCCAGGTGGTGCTCGGCAAGCGGCTGCAGGAACTGCGCGAGGCATCGGGCCTGAGCCGCGAGGAGGCCGCCCAGGTCCTCAGGGTGGCGTCGGCGACCGTACGGCGGATGGAGATGGCCGAGGTCGCGCTGAAGATCCCGTACGTGCAGGTGCTGCTGGAGACGTACGGGGTGGCCGAGGAGGAGGCGGTCGCGTTCGTGCGGCTGGCCGAGGAGGCGAACCAGCCGGGCTGGTGGCAGCGGTTCCACGACGTGCTGCCGGAGTGGTTCAGCCTGTACGTCAGCCTGGAGGGCGCCGCCCGGATCATCCGCTCCTACGAGCCGCACTTCATACCCGGCCTGCTGCAGACCGAGCAGTACGCGCGTGCGGTGCTGGAGGCCGGCACGATCGGGCACAGCTCGCCGCAGTCGGTCGAGCGGCATGTGTCGCTGCGCCTGGAGCGGCAGCGGCTGCTGGAGCGGGAGGACTCGCCCCACCTCTGGGTGATCATGGACGAGACGGTGCTGCGGCGCCCGGTGAGCGTGCGCGGCGAGGTGATGCGCGACCAGGTGGACAAGCTGCTGGAGTACGCCGAGCGGGACCGGGTCACGCTCCAGGTCGCCGAGTTCGCCGCGGGCCCGCATCCGGGGACGTACGCGCCGTTCACACTGTTCCGGTTCGCCGAGCCGGAGCTGCCGGACATGGTGTTCACCGAGTACCTGACGGGTGCCCTGTACCTGGACTCGCGCCGCGAGGTCTCGGCCCATCTGGAAGTGCTGGACCACATGACGGCGCGGGCCGCGTCGACGCAGCGCACGCAGGCGCTGCTGCGGGAGTTCCGCAGCAGCCTGTGA